The Faecalibaculum rodentium genome segment CCAGCACCAGCCGCTGGTAGAATTCCTGGTTGTTCAGGAACACTTTGTTTCCCTTTACGGCAATGTCCCGCATGCCGAAGTAGCTGCTGACGTGATCCATCAGCACACCCCGTTCCAGAACTTCGAACTCGATGTCATACAGATTGGGATCCGCCGGACTCCAGAAGTGCAGCCGGAAGTTGGCGTCCTCGCTGGAGACATCCACGCTCAGCCGTGCCCGGCCGGATTTCACCGCCGTGGCAAAAGACGTGATGCGGTGTCCCCGGAAACGTACGAAACCGCAAATCTGTGTATCCTGCCCGGCTCCTTCCACAAACATATCCAGGTCCAGCGAGGCATTGTCGATATCGGGAATCATCCGGACCTCACGCAGATACTGCTGCCCGGTTTCCTCCAGCCACACCTGCTGCCAGATGCCTGTGGTTCTCGTATACCAGCACAGGAAGTTTTCCTGCTTCCAGCTCTGCTTGCCAATGGGCTGGGACGTGCGGTTGAAATCCTCTGCACGCACATACAGCGTGGAACTCTCGCTGATGTATTCCGTCACATCCACCGTGAAAGGCGTGTGTCCGCCTTCGTGATGAAACACATGCCGGTCATTCACGAAGACATCACAGGCGTAGTCCACTGCCTCAAAGTGCAGCAGATACCGGCGCCCGTTCTGCCTGGTCACCGGCAGCGGCCGGCGATACCACACAATGGGGTGGTCTTCGTTGAGTCCGATCAGGGATTTTGCAGTCTGGTAGGCATAAGGAACGCAGATCTGCCGGTCGAAGAAGTCCTCCGCCAGAAATGCATTCTCTGTCAGTCCGGTATTGTCGTCGTCGAAGCAGAAATCCCACAGACCATTGAGATCCATCCAGTTTTCCCGGATCATCTGGGGTCTGGGGTGCTGCAGACGCTCATAAAATTTCGTCAGGTTCTTTTCCATATCCTCTCTTGTCCTCCTCTATTCGTTTGAGCATTCACCCTGCCATCGGTATGGCGGGAGGTGCTTTCCCTCTTTTTTTAATTAGCGTATTAGCTAATCGATTAATACATTGAGAATGATAACCGGCAGAAAAAGCCGATGTCAACGCTTACAGAGGACATGAGACAAAGGGGGTGAAATTGCACGTGACGTTCTCTTCTGCACCCGGATAGCCTGTACCGGCCTGCAGGCGCCGGCGGTTTATAATGAAACCGCGACAGGCGGCAGTCAGCTGCCTGCATGGAAAAGATGGAACTGTGAATCACGAAACAAAAGAAATCCTGTACCTGCGGGCTGAAGAAGACGCTCTGCCGTTTTTCCAGGCCCTGGCAAACAAAAACCGTCTGGAGATCCTTCGGATCCTGCGGCAGAAAGATGCCTCCATCAAGGAACTGGGAGAACAGCTGGATCTCTCCAGTGCCGTGGTCACCAAACACGTTCAGGCCCTCGAAGAAGCGGGCATTGTCCGCAGCACCACCCGTCCGGGCAAACGGGGACTGAAAAAACTGTGCTCCCTGGCGCTGAATGAAGCCCAGGTGATTTTCGACAACAACTACGGCAACTCCGCCAGGTCCTTCACCGAGGTGGAGATCCCGATTTCGGCCTACGAAACCTGCGATATCACGGCTCCCTGCGGCATGGCCGGTGAGGACCGGATCTTCGGCAGCATTGACGACCCGCGGTACTTCGGTGCGGCCAACCGGTATTCCGTCACGCTGCTCTGGTTCACCAGCGGCTATGTCGAATATCCCATTCCGCTCATGGATGTGGACCTGGAGCGGGTGGAGGAACTCGAGATCAGCATGGAGCTGTGCTCGGAACATCCCGGTTTCAATTCCAGCTGGAAGTCCGACATCTCCTTCGCCCTGGCCGGTCTGGATCTGGGGATCTGGACCAGCCCCGGGGATTTCGGCGACCGCAAGGGCCGCTTTACCCCGGCCTGGTGGACTCTGGGGACTGAATATGGTCTGCTCAAAACGCTGACAGTGAACAGCGAGGGCACCTTCATGGACGGCATCCGGATTGGGTCTGTCACCATTGACGATATCCTGCAGCGGCTGACAGGACAGGACCGGCTCTCTTTGCGGATCTCAGCCGATGCCGATGCCATGCACCCTGGGGGGCTGAATCTCTTCGGCCGGCATTTTGGGGACTACGACCAGAACATCCGGGTGCTGTTTTATTACCAGGAACCGGAAAAGCCGGAGGCATCCCCCGCAGCGGACTGACCGGTATCCTGTGACAGCCATCCCCCCGGTCCCGGAGGCAGGTCTGCAGGACCGTGACTTCCTGCCGGAACAGATCCTTTTTGACACCTTTCGACATGACAAAAGCCCCGGCAGAAAACAGATCTCTGTTTTCCGGCCGGGGCCTTTTTGCGTTACTGTATGCTTTGTCCGTCGTCGCTTTCGGACACTCAGCGGTTTTTCATGTGCGGGAACAGCAGGACTTCGCGGATCGTGCGCTGATCTGTCAGAAGCATTACCAGGCGGTCGACGCCCAGGCCCACACCGCCGGTGGGCGGCATGCCGTACTCCAGGGCCTCCACATAATCCACGTCCATTTCATTGGCTTCATCGTCCCCCAGGTCCCGGAGCTCAAGCTGTTTCTCGAAGCGCTCCCGCTGGTCAATGGGATCGTTCAGTTCGGAGAAGGCATTGGCGTATTCATGACCGGCAATGAACAGTTCATACCGGTCGGTGAACCGGGGATCCTGGCGGTTTTTCTTTGCCAGCGGGGAGATTTCCACCGGATATTCGTAGACAAACGTCGGCTGCTCCAGGGTTTCTTCCACATACTTCTCAAAGAACAGGGAAAGGATGTGGCCAATGGAGTTGTGCTTCTTCTCCAGCTGGATGCCGTGATCGGCTGCGAGTTTCTTCGCCTCCCCGAAATCCGTCACCTGCTTGAAGTCGATGCCGGTCTTTTCCTGCACTGCTTCGCACATGGTGATCCGGGCAAAGGGCTTTCCGAAATCCAGTTCGGTGCCCTGATATGTCACAACATGCGTCCCCAGCACCTTGTCGGTCACATACCGGAAGAGACCCTCGATGAGGTCCATCATCCCATGCAGATCGGAATATGCCACATAGGCTTCCACGGTGGTGAATTCCGGGTTGTGTGTCGCATCCATGCCTTCGTTCCGGAACAGCCGTCCGATTTCATACACGCCTTCCAGACCGCCGACAATCAGGCGCTTCAGCGGCAGCTCCGTGGCGATCCGCAGATAGAAGGGCATGTCCAGCGTGTTGTGGTGAGTGATGAACGGGCGGGCGGCCGCTCCGCCCAGGATCGGCTGCAGCACCGGCGTTTCAACTTCGATCAGGCCCTGGCCGTCCAGGTAGGACTGGATCGCCCGGATGATCTTCGGGCGTGTCACGGCGATTTTCCGCGCTTCCTCATTCATGATGAGATCCACATACCGCCGGCGGAACCGCTCTTCTGTATCCTGCAGGCCGTGGAACTTCTCCGGCAGCGGCCGCAGGGCCTTGGACAGGTGGGTGTACTCCTTTGCCCGGATGGCCAGGTCGCCGTGGTCGGTTTTCATGAGGACACCGGAAATGCCCACGATGTCGCCCAGGTCGTTTTTCTTGTAGAGTTCATACGGCGCATCGCCGACTTCGTCCTTCCGGACATAAATCTGGATCTGACCGTCGATGTCCTGGATGTGCATGAACCCGGCTTTGCCCATCCGGCGCTTGGTCATGATCCGGCCCGCCACCGTGACGGGAATCTGGAGCTCTTCCAGTTCTTCCTTGGTTTTATCCTTGTATACAGGAACGATGTCTCCTGTCTTGTGGGTGCGGGCAAATGCGGCACCAAAGGGATCCACACCCATGTCGATGAGATCCTGCATCTTCTGACGCCGGACCTGTTCCTGCTGCGTCAGTTTGATCTTTTCAGCCATGATTTAACTCTCCTGTTCGCATTTTGATTCCATCGTATCGTACATGCTGCACGGGGTGTTTTCAAGTGCCCGTCCCATTAACAAAGCCCGGCTGTTGTGTTATCGTTGACTTAAGAAAACGCTTACCCGAGAAGGAGGAAACGAACATGCTCAAAATACAGCTGCTTTGCGCCGCCGGCGTCTCCACTTCCCTGCTCATGGCCAAAATGAAGGAGCAGGCTGCACTAAACGGCGAGGAAATTGAAATCAGCGCCTGCCCTGTCACGGAGATCGAGGAGTACATCGCAAATGCGGATGTGGCCCTGATCGCTCCCCAGGTGGCCTACCTGAAAGCCAAGTCCCGTAAGATCGCGGACACCCATGGTGTGCCGGTGGAAGTGATCTCCATGAAAGACTACGCTCACTGCAACGGCGCTGCGGTCCTGGATCTTGCCCACTCCCTGACCGGCAAATAACCCCGGCCACCCTGCCTGATGTCAGTCAGGCTTTTTTTTCTGTCTTTCCTGCAGGACCGGTCTGCCTCAGTCTGTTTCCGCCTGGTCAGTATCGGTTTCCGGCATAACATCCACCACCACATATTCACTGTTCCCGGCTGTCCTTGCTGCAAAGCCCCAGCCCCCGATGCCATCGGAGGTGATCTGCGTAAATCCGTCTTCCTGGCGGATCCCCGATACCATGTCCATTTTCGGATGGAGATGAATGAGATACCCGAAAGGCCACAGCTGGCCATTGTGGGTGTGTCCCGACAGCATCAGGTCCGCACCGGCTTCGCGCACTTTTTCAGACTGCACGGGCTGGTGATCGATCACGACATCATACTTCTCTGTGTCCGTTACCAGGCCGTCTGCTGCCTTGCGGTCCTTTTTGTGCTGCCGGTAGTCATCGCGGCCCGAGAGCTCGAAATCCCCCACGGTCACCGTGTCATCCCGCAGGATGCGGATGCCTGCGGATTCGATCATGTCGTCGAGTTCCTGTGCTGTGTAGACCGGCGGCAGGATCCCTTCCTCCTGGTCATCATGATTGCCCGGCACATAAAAGACCGGAGCTGTCCTATCCAGCTGCCCCAGGATTTTGAATGCCTCCCGGGCCTGGGGCGCTGTGGTGTATTCATCTACGATGTCGCCCCCGAGGATGTAGGCATCGGGATGCTCCTTTTCCAGCTGCTTCACCAGCTTTGTCAGTTTCTGTGACGTCATCCCTGTCGGATAGTGCAGATCGGAGAGAAACACCAGACGTCCCGAAGCATCTTTTTCCGTTTCCAGGGTATAGTGCGTAGCCACGCGCTGGTCATAGTGCACCATGCCCCAGATGGTCATGCCGCCTGCCAGCAAAAGACAGACCAGGGCTGCCAGCCAGGGCGCATGCCAGTTCTTTTTCACCAGTCTCCAGACCAGCTGGACCGCCAGCAAAAGCGCGGCATAGTAAACCATCACGCTGTAGGCTACAGTGGTGGTCATGGAAGCAGACAAGAAAACCGCCATCAGCACCAGCAGCAAAGCCTGCCGGCCGCGGCCCGGTCTGACAGGCAGAAGCCTCCAGGTATCCCAGGCCAGAAACAGGCCCGCGGCCGCATTGGCCAGCACGAACAGGATCATCATGAGAAGAGCCTCATCACCATGGCAGTCAAAGGCTGCAGCAGCTGCGGGGTCTGTTCATAGATCTCCTGAAAGGCTGCATTGCGGACAGCCGCCGGCCCCCCCAGAACCACCGGATGCAGACCCAGGGGGTTCAGTCCGGCTGAACAGCGAACACCCAGGGAGAGCAGGCCGAAGCTCCAGATCCCTGTCGCGATGTTGCCCACGGCGATCACCCCCAGGGAAAACAGGCCCAGTGTCAGCAGACCGAGACTGAAACATCCCGCCGACAGCAGGCCCAGAGAGAACAGCCCGAGTGACACGCCTCCCATGGAGAAACAGCCGATGGAGATCACTCCGCGGGAAAACAGACCGATGGACACGATCCCGCAGGCTTTGGTGCCCACAGCCACAATGCCCCGGGCATCGGGCCCCAGCGAAAACAGCGGCCAGCCTCCGATGCAGACCGCACTGTCATGGCTGGTCACCGGTTTGATCTGCCCCTGCAGCTGGGCAGGATCGATGCA includes the following:
- a CDS encoding PTS sugar transporter subunit IIB, coding for MLKIQLLCAAGVSTSLLMAKMKEQAALNGEEIEISACPVTEIEEYIANADVALIAPQVAYLKAKSRKIADTHGVPVEVISMKDYAHCNGAAVLDLAHSLTGK
- a CDS encoding ArsR/SmtB family transcription factor — protein: MKPRQAAVSCLHGKDGTVNHETKEILYLRAEEDALPFFQALANKNRLEILRILRQKDASIKELGEQLDLSSAVVTKHVQALEEAGIVRSTTRPGKRGLKKLCSLALNEAQVIFDNNYGNSARSFTEVEIPISAYETCDITAPCGMAGEDRIFGSIDDPRYFGAANRYSVTLLWFTSGYVEYPIPLMDVDLERVEELEISMELCSEHPGFNSSWKSDISFALAGLDLGIWTSPGDFGDRKGRFTPAWWTLGTEYGLLKTLTVNSEGTFMDGIRIGSVTIDDILQRLTGQDRLSLRISADADAMHPGGLNLFGRHFGDYDQNIRVLFYYQEPEKPEASPAAD
- a CDS encoding glycoside hydrolase family 2 → MEKNLTKFYERLQHPRPQMIRENWMDLNGLWDFCFDDDNTGLTENAFLAEDFFDRQICVPYAYQTAKSLIGLNEDHPIVWYRRPLPVTRQNGRRYLLHFEAVDYACDVFVNDRHVFHHEGGHTPFTVDVTEYISESSTLYVRAEDFNRTSQPIGKQSWKQENFLCWYTRTTGIWQQVWLEETGQQYLREVRMIPDIDNASLDLDMFVEGAGQDTQICGFVRFRGHRITSFATAVKSGRARLSVDVSSEDANFRLHFWSPADPNLYDIEFEVLERGVLMDHVSSYFGMRDIAVKGNKVFLNNQEFYQRLVLDQGYWSDGGMTATPEQLLADLTKIREMGFNGARKHQKIEDARYMYLCDAMGLVMWAELPSFFEFSHISSENVMKEFHAFAAKHINHPSVIAYTLMNESWGVNEIYRDKAQQAFVNGLYWMMRSLDPSRLVIGNDGWEQTMSDIVAVHDYNSDPESLMASYPDIETAAAGSPSRTSLRHCFAQNHAYSGQPFMISEFGGVAYDTGTRSIDSSWGYGKRLEGQEAVLEKMAALCRAVHSIDGLCGFCYTQLSDVEQEVNGLLDHNHEYKFDPEAIRLMMAGDKENGFLFL
- the lysS gene encoding lysine--tRNA ligase, with amino-acid sequence MAEKIKLTQQEQVRRQKMQDLIDMGVDPFGAAFARTHKTGDIVPVYKDKTKEELEELQIPVTVAGRIMTKRRMGKAGFMHIQDIDGQIQIYVRKDEVGDAPYELYKKNDLGDIVGISGVLMKTDHGDLAIRAKEYTHLSKALRPLPEKFHGLQDTEERFRRRYVDLIMNEEARKIAVTRPKIIRAIQSYLDGQGLIEVETPVLQPILGGAAARPFITHHNTLDMPFYLRIATELPLKRLIVGGLEGVYEIGRLFRNEGMDATHNPEFTTVEAYVAYSDLHGMMDLIEGLFRYVTDKVLGTHVVTYQGTELDFGKPFARITMCEAVQEKTGIDFKQVTDFGEAKKLAADHGIQLEKKHNSIGHILSLFFEKYVEETLEQPTFVYEYPVEISPLAKKNRQDPRFTDRYELFIAGHEYANAFSELNDPIDQRERFEKQLELRDLGDDEANEMDVDYVEALEYGMPPTGGVGLGVDRLVMLLTDQRTIREVLLFPHMKNR
- a CDS encoding helix-turn-helix domain-containing protein → MTNLEMLRIADNLTVAGLSQKTGISEPRILELESGEHDMDPVEVMVFSRVFCIDPAQLQGQIKPVTSHDSAVCIGGWPLFSLGPDARGIVAVGTKACGIVSIGLFSRGVISIGCFSMGGVSLGLFSLGLLSAGCFSLGLLTLGLFSLGVIAVGNIATGIWSFGLLSLGVRCSAGLNPLGLHPVVLGGPAAVRNAAFQEIYEQTPQLLQPLTAMVMRLFS
- a CDS encoding metallophosphoesterase — its product is MMILFVLANAAAGLFLAWDTWRLLPVRPGRGRQALLLVLMAVFLSASMTTTVAYSVMVYYAALLLAVQLVWRLVKKNWHAPWLAALVCLLLAGGMTIWGMVHYDQRVATHYTLETEKDASGRLVFLSDLHYPTGMTSQKLTKLVKQLEKEHPDAYILGGDIVDEYTTAPQAREAFKILGQLDRTAPVFYVPGNHDDQEEGILPPVYTAQELDDMIESAGIRILRDDTVTVGDFELSGRDDYRQHKKDRKAADGLVTDTEKYDVVIDHQPVQSEKVREAGADLMLSGHTHNGQLWPFGYLIHLHPKMDMVSGIRQEDGFTQITSDGIGGWGFAARTAGNSEYVVVDVMPETDTDQAETD